Proteins encoded by one window of Serratia nevei:
- a CDS encoding YciI family protein, translated as MYIVSLTYHRPIAEVDSHLDGHIAWLKKYFQDGTFVASGRKNPRTGGVILAKGIERARLDAILAEDPFNAVAHYEVTDFSATTTAAGFEALAGL; from the coding sequence ATGTACATTGTCAGCCTGACCTACCATCGCCCGATCGCCGAAGTCGACAGCCACCTTGACGGGCACATCGCCTGGCTTAAGAAATATTTTCAGGACGGCACCTTCGTCGCCTCCGGCCGCAAAAATCCCCGCACCGGCGGCGTGATCCTGGCCAAGGGCATTGAGCGTGCGCGGTTAGACGCCATCCTGGCCGAAGATCCCTTCAACGCCGTGGCTCACTACGAGGTCACCGACTTTAGCGCCACCACCACCGCCGCCGGTTTCGAGGCGCTGGCCGGACTATAA
- a CDS encoding Kdo(2)-lipid IV(A) acyltransferase, translating to MTQVPTFNRSLLHPRYWLTWVGIGLLYLLVLLPYPVIYWLGTSIGRFAMRFLKRRVAIAQRNLELCFPDMPQAERDALVVKNFESVGMGLFETGMAWFWPNWRIERWFKVSGLEHIQKARDNHQGVLLIGLHFLTLELGARIFGIHNPGIGVYRPHDNKLMDWLQTWGRMRSNKSMLDRKDVKGMIRALKQGDIIWYAPDHDYGPRSSVFVPLFAVDKAATTTGSYVLVRMGKPAIIPFTPRRLPDGKGYELIMQPAVENFPLDNEIEAAAFMNKVVEKEILMAPDQYMWLHRRFKTRPEGEPSLY from the coding sequence ATGACTCAAGTTCCTACTTTCAATCGCTCCTTATTGCACCCACGCTATTGGCTGACCTGGGTCGGCATCGGCTTGCTGTATCTGCTGGTGTTGCTGCCTTACCCCGTCATCTACTGGCTCGGCACCTCGATCGGGCGGTTTGCCATGCGCTTTCTCAAGCGCCGCGTCGCTATCGCCCAACGCAACCTCGAGCTCTGTTTTCCCGACATGCCGCAGGCCGAACGCGATGCACTGGTGGTAAAGAATTTCGAATCGGTCGGCATGGGGCTGTTTGAAACCGGCATGGCGTGGTTTTGGCCTAACTGGCGCATCGAGCGCTGGTTCAAGGTCAGCGGCCTGGAACACATCCAAAAGGCGCGCGACAACCACCAGGGCGTGCTGCTGATTGGCCTGCACTTTTTGACGCTGGAGCTGGGCGCGCGCATCTTCGGCATTCATAACCCGGGCATCGGCGTTTACCGCCCGCACGACAACAAGCTGATGGACTGGCTGCAAACCTGGGGGCGCATGCGCTCCAACAAGTCGATGCTGGATCGCAAGGACGTCAAAGGCATGATCCGCGCCCTGAAACAGGGCGATATCATCTGGTATGCGCCGGATCACGACTACGGCCCGCGCAGCAGCGTTTTCGTGCCGCTGTTCGCGGTCGACAAGGCCGCTACCACCACCGGCAGCTACGTGCTGGTGCGGATGGGCAAACCGGCGATCATTCCGTTCACCCCGCGCCGCCTGCCGGACGGCAAAGGGTATGAGCTGATCATGCAACCGGCGGTGGAAAACTTCCCGCTGGATAATGAAATCGAGGCCGCCGCCTTTATGAATAAAGTGGTGGAAAAAGAGATCCTGATGGCGCCTGACCAATATATGTGGCTGCATCGTCGCTTCAAGACCCGCCCGGAAGGCGAGCCTTCGCTCTACTGA